From one Deinococcus sp. JMULE3 genomic stretch:
- a CDS encoding sensor domain-containing diguanylate cyclase — protein MSGAPLPPEEAQRLMALAYYGILDTPREPQFDRVVRLAAHLLRTPVATINFIDQARQWSKASVGLNSAVADRRDSFCAWTILHDHPTVIENAQADPRFATNPMVTGDPHIHMYAGAPLIMPSGQRIGTLCVTDHQPHPLSPDDLQALQDLASIVVNELELRAYQQRLSLSLSAQREHSSELQRSLDQAQALSGVHQLLNLDLEPRDALLAVASLLGDALDADQAGVCRTQGDEVDLQVSHVRPDLPVQHQPAAPGAPAAISALGLNRVAEPRYVHDLPALADRAGVPVSGDITQVAVIPAGRDPQGVTHLIFTRRRDHPVPEWRPADRSLLEATGRAAQQMLDHHQARAWARRDALTGILNRRAFEDDYAALTEVPFTLALLDLDGLKHLNDTQGHAQGDKLLRIFAAALAAELGRSGAAYRYGGDEFVVIADPLSEDHLLEFVDAAVLATRQLSPLPGVSVGVAHSGEARRADLLDLADARMYGSKRRRAAQRA, from the coding sequence ATGAGCGGCGCCCCACTCCCACCCGAAGAGGCCCAGCGCCTGATGGCGCTCGCGTACTACGGCATCCTGGACACGCCCCGCGAGCCGCAGTTCGACCGGGTCGTGCGCCTCGCCGCGCACCTGCTGCGCACCCCGGTCGCCACCATCAACTTCATCGACCAGGCCCGCCAGTGGAGCAAGGCCAGCGTCGGTCTGAACAGCGCCGTCGCCGACCGCCGCGACTCCTTCTGCGCCTGGACGATCCTGCACGACCACCCCACCGTCATCGAGAACGCCCAGGCCGACCCGCGCTTCGCCACCAACCCCATGGTCACCGGCGACCCGCACATCCACATGTACGCCGGAGCGCCCCTGATCATGCCCAGCGGGCAGCGCATCGGCACGCTGTGCGTCACCGACCACCAGCCGCACCCGCTGAGCCCGGACGACCTGCAGGCCCTGCAGGACCTCGCCTCGATCGTCGTGAACGAACTCGAACTGCGCGCCTACCAGCAGCGCCTGAGCCTGTCCCTGAGCGCCCAGCGGGAACACAGCTCCGAACTGCAGCGCAGCCTCGACCAGGCCCAGGCGCTCAGCGGCGTGCACCAGCTGCTGAACCTCGACCTGGAACCACGCGACGCGCTGCTGGCCGTCGCCTCGCTGCTCGGCGACGCGCTGGACGCCGACCAGGCCGGTGTCTGCCGCACCCAGGGGGACGAGGTGGACCTGCAGGTCAGTCACGTCCGCCCCGACCTGCCGGTCCAGCACCAGCCGGCCGCGCCCGGCGCCCCCGCCGCCATCAGCGCCCTGGGGCTCAACCGCGTCGCCGAACCCCGCTACGTCCACGACCTGCCGGCCCTGGCCGACCGGGCCGGGGTGCCCGTCAGCGGCGACATCACGCAGGTGGCGGTCATCCCGGCCGGGCGGGACCCGCAGGGCGTCACGCACCTGATCTTCACCCGCCGCCGCGACCACCCCGTCCCCGAGTGGCGCCCCGCCGACCGCAGCCTGCTGGAGGCGACGGGCCGCGCCGCGCAGCAGATGCTCGACCACCACCAGGCGCGCGCCTGGGCCCGCCGCGACGCCCTGACCGGCATCCTGAACCGCCGCGCCTTCGAGGACGACTACGCCGCGCTGACCGAGGTGCCGTTCACGCTCGCACTGCTGGACCTCGACGGCCTCAAGCACCTGAACGACACCCAGGGCCACGCGCAGGGCGACAAACTGCTGCGCATCTTCGCCGCGGCGCTGGCCGCCGAACTGGGCCGCAGCGGCGCCGCCTACCGCTACGGCGGCGATGAATTCGTCGTGATCGCCGATCCGCTCAGCGAGGACCACCTGCTGGAATTCGTGGACGCCGCCGTGCTCGCCACCCGCCAGCTCAGCCCACTGCCCGGCGTGAGCGTCGGCGTCGCCCACAGCGGCGAGGCCAGGCGCGCCGACCTGCTCGACCTCGCCGACGCCCGCATGTACGGCAGCAAACGCCGCCGCGCCGCCCAGCGCGCCTGA
- a CDS encoding prepilin-type N-terminal cleavage/methylation domain-containing protein → MRGTQGFSLLEVLFVVTILGILLALGVPSYQRWITRTELDRAAGLVATEIQTTRSAARKGTVQTFTATAGGTSVVSRGTTLNLPTAKTDGAVSLTFQPPFGTIQTPAGAVAPITPVNVIVRSTRDPNLFRTVSVVSLMGKVIVK, encoded by the coding sequence GTGAGGGGCACGCAGGGCTTCAGCCTGCTGGAAGTGCTGTTCGTGGTCACCATCCTGGGCATCCTGCTGGCCCTCGGCGTCCCCAGCTACCAGCGCTGGATCACCCGCACCGAACTCGACCGCGCCGCCGGGCTGGTCGCCACCGAGATCCAGACCACCCGCAGCGCCGCCCGCAAGGGCACCGTCCAGACTTTCACGGCCACCGCGGGCGGCACCAGCGTCGTCAGTCGCGGCACCACGCTCAACCTCCCCACCGCGAAGACCGACGGGGCCGTGAGTCTCACGTTCCAGCCGCCCTTCGGGACCATCCAGACCCCAGCCGGGGCCGTCGCGCCCATCACGCCCGTCAACGTGATCGTCCGCTCCACCCGTGACCCGAACCTGTTCCGCACCGTCAGTGTCGTCAGCCTGATGGGGAAGGTGATCGTGAAATGA
- a CDS encoding type II secretion system protein J, producing the protein MNHQGFTIVELLVSIAILGLILITIGAVLPGLAKVNRSSAQDQTTVLAARAYFEQVRSQLKADFNGSVTGLSIPGNNQNGMKCTPSETSKYSTVTTTLKVSRTVTLTCVSSGRTSTFKLTVANPDLGAV; encoded by the coding sequence ATGAACCACCAGGGCTTCACCATCGTCGAACTGCTCGTCTCCATCGCCATCCTGGGCCTGATCCTGATCACCATCGGCGCCGTCCTGCCCGGACTGGCCAAGGTCAACCGCAGTTCCGCGCAGGACCAGACCACCGTGCTCGCCGCCCGCGCGTACTTCGAGCAGGTCCGTTCCCAGCTGAAGGCCGATTTCAACGGCAGCGTCACCGGCCTCAGCATTCCGGGCAACAACCAGAACGGCATGAAATGCACCCCCAGCGAGACCAGCAAGTACAGCACGGTCACCACCACCCTGAAGGTCAGCCGGACCGTCACCCTGACCTGCGTATCGAGCGGCCGCACCAGCACCTTCAAACTGACGGTCGCCAACCCGGACCTGGGCGCCGTATGA
- a CDS encoding HD domain-containing phosphohydrolase encodes MTDTFAHDLLLNTTRFLLAQPEPDRLCRDGLTFLAGQLGATLGMLHLRETEVTYRLHSHVGTHPLLHVHELQIMEPGWEELLQAGAWISTPVPAPDWTGPEERNYARLDARHLVNFGLYSGPRLIGTVNLLFDRPRPDLSDLEVLGTVGALWGTLLERQQAQRDLAGREAMLRMITDQGSDLLSVVDEQGVITYQSAASGELIGYPADFLIGRPYSGAIHRPDLPGVTAALDNLRRVPGSALNLSFRIRHARGQLVWLEANARNLLHEPAVRGVVIHMRDVTAAQATQRYLERRVQDLTLMHDTGRLLHLSRTVPEVAEGLVDLIQGRLGLPHVQVGRLLPDGSVEAVARETEVRDQPPTRLAPGEGLIGAALEAGQTLYVPDVRQDPRYVQRHVTMRSEAIVPIRVNGQLWGVLNVESPQRDAFDRGDIQTLETVAAQAGSVLANVALLEDLRRSRDELRAAYDETLAGWARALDLRDRETEGHSQRVTDLTVQLARQMGVPAEQLVHIWRGALLHDIGKVGIPDAILLKPGPLTDEEWQVMRQHPQMAFDVLRPIAFLHPALDIPLAHHEHWNGGGYPRGLQAEQIPLAARIFTIVDVWDALRSDRPYRPAWTRERALAHLEAQSGVQFDPQVVQAFMRLIRSQQTLGGESA; translated from the coding sequence ATGACCGACACCTTCGCGCATGACCTCCTGCTGAACACCACGCGCTTCCTGCTGGCTCAGCCGGAGCCGGACCGGCTGTGCCGCGACGGACTGACGTTCCTGGCGGGTCAGCTGGGCGCGACGCTGGGGATGCTGCACCTGCGCGAGACGGAAGTCACGTACCGCCTGCACAGCCACGTCGGCACGCACCCGCTGCTGCACGTCCACGAGCTGCAGATCATGGAGCCCGGCTGGGAGGAGCTGCTGCAGGCCGGCGCGTGGATCAGCACCCCGGTGCCCGCCCCGGACTGGACCGGGCCGGAGGAACGCAACTACGCCCGGCTGGACGCGCGGCACCTCGTGAACTTCGGGCTGTACAGCGGGCCGCGCCTGATCGGCACCGTGAACCTGCTCTTCGATCGGCCGCGCCCGGACCTGTCGGACCTGGAGGTGCTGGGCACGGTCGGGGCGCTGTGGGGCACACTGCTCGAACGGCAGCAGGCACAGCGGGACCTCGCGGGCCGCGAGGCGATGCTGCGCATGATCACCGACCAGGGCAGCGACCTGCTGAGCGTCGTGGACGAGCAGGGCGTCATCACGTACCAGAGCGCCGCGTCCGGCGAACTGATCGGGTACCCGGCCGACTTCCTGATCGGCAGACCCTACAGCGGCGCGATCCACCGCCCGGACCTGCCCGGCGTCACGGCGGCGCTGGACAACCTGCGGCGCGTGCCGGGCAGCGCCCTGAACCTCTCGTTCCGCATCCGTCACGCCCGCGGGCAGCTGGTGTGGCTGGAAGCGAACGCCCGTAACCTCCTGCACGAACCGGCGGTGCGCGGCGTCGTGATCCACATGCGGGACGTGACGGCCGCGCAGGCCACCCAGCGGTACCTGGAGCGGCGCGTGCAGGACCTGACGCTGATGCACGACACGGGCCGCCTGCTGCACCTGAGCCGCACCGTTCCCGAGGTCGCCGAGGGCCTCGTGGACCTCATCCAGGGCCGCCTGGGCCTCCCGCACGTCCAGGTGGGCCGCCTGCTGCCGGACGGCAGCGTCGAGGCGGTCGCGCGCGAGACAGAGGTCCGGGACCAGCCGCCCACCCGCCTCGCACCCGGCGAGGGCCTGATCGGCGCGGCCCTGGAGGCCGGACAGACCCTCTACGTCCCGGATGTGCGTCAGGACCCCCGCTACGTGCAGCGGCACGTGACCATGCGCAGCGAGGCGATCGTCCCGATCCGCGTGAACGGGCAGCTGTGGGGCGTCCTCAACGTCGAGAGTCCCCAGCGCGACGCCTTCGACCGGGGTGACATCCAGACGCTGGAGACCGTAGCCGCCCAGGCCGGATCGGTCCTGGCGAACGTGGCGTTGCTTGAGGATCTGCGCCGCAGCCGCGACGAGCTGCGCGCCGCGTACGACGAGACGCTGGCGGGCTGGGCACGCGCGCTGGACCTGCGCGACCGTGAAACCGAGGGGCACAGCCAGCGCGTGACCGACCTGACCGTGCAGCTCGCCCGGCAGATGGGCGTCCCCGCCGAGCAACTGGTGCACATCTGGCGCGGGGCGCTGCTGCACGACATCGGCAAGGTCGGCATTCCCGACGCGATCCTGCTCAAACCCGGCCCGCTGACCGACGAGGAGTGGCAGGTCATGCGCCAGCACCCGCAGATGGCCTTCGACGTGCTGCGCCCCATCGCGTTCCTGCACCCCGCGCTGGACATCCCCCTGGCGCACCACGAGCACTGGAACGGCGGCGGGTACCCGCGCGGCCTTCAGGCCGAGCAGATTCCGCTGGCCGCGCGGATCTTCACGATCGTGGACGTCTGGGACGCGCTGCGCAGCGACCGCCCCTACCGCCCGGCCTGGACGCGCGAGCGGGCGCTGGCGCACCTGGAGGCGCAGTCCGGCGTGCAGTTCGACCCGCAGGTGGTCCAGGCGTTCATGCGCCTGATCCGCAGCCAGCAGACCCTCGGCGGGGAGAGCGCGTGA
- a CDS encoding ABC transporter permease — MRRTRGGLGWAGGALGALFAAFLLLPTLVLLSRGLGADFWVTLRSPAVLDALRVSLWTTGVTLLVTVITGTPLAYLLARREFPGRALLDALLDLPVVLPPVVAGLGLLLTFGRGGLLGPGLELAGVSLAFSPAAVVLAQLFTSAPFYLRAAKAGFAAVDREAEEAALTDGAGRWAALRFITLPLAFPFLLEGLVLTWARALGEFGATILFAGSLQGRTRTVTLAIYGALDSELGPALVLSAVMVVVAFSVLLTVRLLAARRDRLG; from the coding sequence GTGAGGCGCACTCGCGGCGGGCTGGGCTGGGCCGGGGGGGCGCTGGGGGCGCTGTTCGCGGCGTTCCTGCTGCTGCCCACGCTGGTGCTGCTCTCGCGCGGGCTGGGCGCGGACTTCTGGGTGACGCTGCGCAGCCCGGCGGTCCTCGACGCGCTGCGGGTGAGCCTGTGGACGACCGGTGTGACGCTGCTCGTCACGGTGATCACCGGCACGCCGCTGGCGTACCTGCTGGCCCGGCGGGAGTTCCCCGGTCGGGCGCTGCTGGACGCGCTGCTGGACCTGCCGGTGGTGCTGCCGCCCGTGGTGGCGGGGCTGGGGCTGCTGCTGACCTTCGGGCGGGGCGGGCTGCTGGGGCCGGGCCTGGAACTGGCGGGGGTCAGTCTGGCGTTCTCCCCGGCGGCGGTGGTGCTGGCGCAGCTGTTCACGTCGGCGCCGTTCTACCTGCGCGCGGCGAAGGCGGGTTTCGCGGCGGTGGACCGCGAGGCGGAGGAGGCGGCCCTGACGGACGGCGCGGGACGCTGGGCGGCGCTGCGGTTCATCACGTTGCCGCTGGCGTTCCCGTTCCTGCTGGAGGGGCTGGTCCTGACCTGGGCGCGGGCGCTGGGGGAGTTCGGCGCGACGATCCTGTTCGCGGGTTCGCTGCAGGGCCGCACAAGAACGGTGACGCTGGCAATCTACGGCGCGCTGGACAGCGAACTGGGACCGGCGCTGGTGCTGTCAGCCGTGATGGTGGTCGTGGCGTTCTCGGTGCTGCTGACCGTTCGGCTGCTGGCCGCGCGGCGCGACCGGCTGGGCTAG
- a CDS encoding prepilin-type N-terminal cleavage/methylation domain-containing protein: MNQRSMKREQGFTLIELLVGMSILAVLMVAMFNFQQSTSKFATSQNSVAQRLQTINDLSGYLGDQLRAAGGVAPAGTSLPDGTAAGTLSSCDPTGTSPCLALLIPVVEDERGAAACATTPATEPGRIVGWTLNVYRYVPRTKLEAALKTVSSSTLDSAAYGLVEVRLQNPSNPVKAAGSCGTSKPLPDAVSAYTTVIGRNLISDGAVVGTDPAFAYDATKRLVTLRLRTVELVQNKLTYTPSDRFYTLNVNTRNVF, translated from the coding sequence ATGAACCAGCGGTCTATGAAACGCGAGCAGGGCTTCACCCTCATCGAACTGCTGGTCGGCATGAGCATTCTCGCGGTGCTGATGGTCGCGATGTTCAACTTCCAGCAGAGCACCTCCAAGTTCGCCACCAGTCAGAACAGCGTCGCGCAGCGCCTCCAGACCATCAACGACCTGTCCGGGTACCTGGGCGACCAGCTGCGCGCCGCCGGTGGCGTCGCCCCCGCCGGGACCAGCCTCCCGGACGGCACCGCGGCCGGAACCCTGTCCAGCTGCGACCCGACCGGCACCTCACCGTGCCTGGCCCTGCTGATTCCCGTCGTGGAGGACGAGCGCGGCGCGGCCGCCTGCGCCACCACGCCCGCCACCGAACCCGGCCGGATCGTGGGCTGGACCCTGAACGTCTACCGCTACGTGCCCCGCACCAAACTCGAGGCGGCCCTAAAGACCGTCAGCAGCAGCACCCTGGACAGCGCCGCGTACGGTCTGGTCGAGGTTCGCCTGCAGAACCCCAGCAATCCGGTCAAGGCCGCCGGGAGCTGCGGCACCAGCAAACCCCTCCCGGACGCCGTCAGTGCCTACACGACCGTCATCGGCCGGAACCTGATCAGCGACGGGGCCGTCGTGGGCACCGACCCGGCCTTCGCGTACGACGCCACCAAGCGACTCGTCACGCTGCGCCTGCGAACCGTCGAACTCGTGCAGAACAAGCTGACCTACACGCCCAGCGACCGCTTCTACACGCTGAACGTCAACACCCGCAACGTGTTCTGA
- the modA gene encoding molybdate ABC transporter substrate-binding protein produces the protein MNVILSPSNPRRVALLAALLLASPAGAASLTVFAASSLTDAFTEIGRAFDARTGHRTTFQFAGSQVLRAQLEGGARADVFASANDAQFTPLLGSVVAAREVFARNRLTVIAPAGSARVRSVRDLTASGVRLVLAAPNVPVGDYTRRMLAAVDRSGTYGRDFAARTLRNVVSEEGNVRQVALKVSLGEADAAVVYASDVTPTLKKTVRVVPLPTRFNQPAAYPLGVVRGSANPEAARAFVTFVKGKEGQAILRRWGFLSP, from the coding sequence ATGAACGTGATCCTGTCCCCCTCCAATCCCCGCCGCGTGGCGCTGCTGGCCGCGCTGCTGCTCGCGTCCCCGGCGGGCGCGGCGTCCCTGACGGTCTTCGCGGCGTCGTCCCTGACCGACGCCTTCACCGAGATCGGCCGGGCCTTCGACGCGCGGACCGGGCACCGCACGACCTTCCAGTTCGCGGGGTCGCAGGTGCTGCGCGCGCAACTGGAGGGCGGCGCCCGCGCGGACGTGTTCGCCAGCGCGAACGACGCGCAGTTCACGCCGCTGCTGGGGTCGGTGGTCGCGGCGCGCGAGGTGTTCGCCCGCAACCGCCTGACCGTGATCGCCCCGGCGGGCAGCGCGAGGGTGCGGTCCGTGCGCGACCTGACGGCCAGCGGGGTGCGGCTGGTGCTGGCCGCGCCGAACGTGCCGGTCGGGGACTACACCCGGCGGATGCTCGCGGCAGTGGACCGCTCGGGCACGTACGGGCGGGACTTCGCGGCGCGCACGCTGCGCAACGTGGTCAGCGAGGAGGGGAACGTGCGGCAGGTGGCGCTGAAGGTCAGCCTGGGCGAGGCCGACGCGGCGGTCGTGTACGCCAGCGACGTGACCCCCACCCTGAAAAAGACCGTGCGGGTGGTGCCGCTGCCCACCCGCTTCAACCAGCCGGCGGCGTACCCGCTGGGGGTGGTGCGCGGCAGCGCGAACCCCGAGGCGGCGCGGGCCTTCGTGACGTTCGTGAAGGGCAAGGAGGGGCAGGCGATCCTGCGCCGCTGGGGGTTCCTGAGTCCGTGA
- a CDS encoding GGDEF domain-containing protein yields MSGLTAQGLREELEALSLAAQGAADPAERATHLRDAAYLALDLGDPALAMTHALACLESARRTADLSLQARAHVTIALVMGDVHDDVGAGAHFREAEGLARSARDARGVAVTSVNAAHYDQERGHYAASVLRLLTLLRSPYASALHFDAQRKGLDQVFHINFTRGAACALLGLGVDADPSRTGLDARRDEIDAQLRESHAVLQRLHRREEQLANSRWQTDVLEALLLHARLHGALDRAGALADEWVHLTTDWNVRAQLGRALLGRAELRAQQGQWAAVREDAARAAELFGDEHPSRALSAQQLLARAYAAQGDWRAAFEVQQALSTQAERIYRAFTQQSARLRVIERQAIEAEVRAVAFAEAALRDPLTGIPNRAGALRRLDQLIRAARRGRPGAVALLDIDHFKSVNDRHGHAAGDEVLRRVATTVTRAIREVDQLARYGGEEFLLVLDGLSLHEARRACRRVSQLITEIDWDDVAPGLRVTASIGVAVVRPGLDREVILREADAAMYAAKAAGRNTVRVAVTSGSAE; encoded by the coding sequence GTGAGCGGCCTCACCGCGCAGGGCCTGCGCGAGGAACTCGAGGCGCTCAGTCTCGCCGCGCAGGGTGCGGCGGACCCGGCCGAGCGCGCCACGCACCTGCGGGACGCGGCGTACCTCGCGCTGGACCTCGGCGATCCGGCCCTGGCCATGACGCACGCCCTGGCCTGCCTGGAGTCGGCGCGCCGCACCGCCGACCTGTCCCTGCAGGCCCGCGCGCACGTCACGATCGCGCTGGTCATGGGCGACGTCCACGACGACGTGGGCGCGGGCGCACACTTCCGGGAGGCCGAGGGGCTGGCCCGCAGCGCCCGCGACGCGCGGGGCGTGGCCGTCACCAGCGTGAACGCCGCCCACTACGACCAGGAACGCGGACATTACGCGGCCAGCGTGCTGCGCCTGCTGACCCTGCTGCGCTCGCCGTACGCGTCGGCGCTGCACTTCGACGCGCAGCGCAAGGGCCTCGATCAGGTGTTCCACATCAACTTCACGCGCGGCGCGGCCTGCGCGCTTCTGGGCCTGGGCGTGGACGCCGACCCCAGCCGGACAGGCCTCGACGCCCGGCGCGACGAGATCGACGCGCAACTGCGCGAATCCCACGCGGTCCTGCAGCGCCTGCACCGGCGGGAGGAGCAGCTCGCGAACTCCCGCTGGCAGACCGACGTCCTGGAGGCGCTGCTGCTGCACGCGCGCCTGCACGGCGCACTGGACCGCGCAGGCGCACTGGCCGACGAATGGGTGCACCTCACGACCGACTGGAACGTGCGCGCGCAACTGGGCCGCGCCCTGCTGGGCCGCGCCGAACTGCGCGCCCAGCAGGGCCAGTGGGCGGCCGTGCGCGAGGACGCCGCCCGCGCCGCCGAACTGTTCGGGGACGAACACCCCAGCCGCGCACTGTCCGCGCAGCAGCTGCTCGCCCGCGCGTACGCCGCGCAGGGCGACTGGCGCGCCGCGTTCGAGGTGCAGCAGGCCCTCTCCACGCAGGCCGAACGGATCTACCGGGCGTTCACGCAGCAGAGCGCCCGGCTGCGCGTCATCGAGCGGCAGGCCATCGAGGCGGAGGTCCGCGCCGTCGCCTTCGCGGAGGCCGCGCTGCGCGACCCGCTGACCGGCATTCCCAACCGCGCCGGGGCGCTGCGCCGACTCGACCAGCTGATCCGGGCCGCCCGGCGCGGCCGTCCCGGCGCGGTGGCGCTGCTGGACATCGACCACTTCAAGTCCGTGAACGACCGCCACGGGCACGCCGCCGGGGACGAGGTCCTGCGCCGCGTGGCGACCACCGTGACCCGCGCGATCCGCGAGGTGGACCAGCTGGCCCGCTACGGCGGCGAGGAGTTCCTGCTGGTCCTCGACGGCCTGAGTCTGCACGAGGCGCGCCGCGCCTGCCGCCGCGTCAGCCAGCTCATCACCGAGATCGACTGGGACGACGTCGCGCCGGGCCTGCGGGTCACGGCCAGCATCGGCGTGGCGGTCGTCCGCCCCGGCCTGGACCGCGAGGTCATCCTGCGCGAGGCCGACGCCGCCATGTACGCCGCGAAGGCCGCCGGTCGCAACACCGTCCGCGTGGCCGTCACCAGCGGCTCGGCCGAATGA
- a CDS encoding substrate-binding domain-containing protein: protein MSDRPAGAVNDAPLRCAVRERREAAGLSVSALAAQVGLSRQALSRVESGAAVPGTRQALLLARALRCRVEDLFSLGAARLPARVPPGTPPGTRVRLAEVDGAWQALPLSGEAGLRVAADGVLLASGEVEVPLSLDEARRTALVAGCDPALGLLCTSLTGGRAAWVPRASLEALQAAARGEVHAAGLHLGRPERHREVVARELPGARLLRLWQAEQGLIVAPGNPLGVRGPADLPRARLVTRPAGAGGRALLDSWLREAGLDAAGRAARHAAAPVAASPLDAAAAVARGEADVAPGPRSAAGAYGLGLVPLVMEAFDLAVPERHLAHPGVQALIAAARSAAFHADLRSLGGYVPADPAHPLETP from the coding sequence GTGAGTGACCGTCCGGCCGGGGCCGTGAACGACGCCCCGCTGCGCTGCGCCGTGCGGGAGCGGCGGGAGGCCGCGGGCCTGAGCGTCTCGGCGCTGGCGGCGCAGGTGGGCCTGTCACGGCAGGCGCTCAGCCGGGTCGAGTCAGGCGCGGCGGTGCCCGGCACGCGGCAGGCGCTGCTGCTGGCCCGCGCGCTGCGCTGCCGGGTGGAGGACCTGTTCAGTCTGGGCGCGGCGCGTCTCCCGGCGCGCGTCCCGCCCGGCACCCCGCCCGGCACGCGGGTGCGGCTGGCCGAGGTGGACGGCGCGTGGCAGGCGCTGCCGCTGTCGGGCGAGGCGGGCCTGCGCGTCGCGGCGGACGGGGTGCTGCTGGCGTCCGGCGAGGTGGAGGTGCCGCTGTCGCTGGACGAGGCGCGCCGCACGGCGCTCGTGGCGGGCTGCGATCCGGCGCTGGGGCTGCTGTGCACGTCCCTGACCGGGGGCCGCGCGGCCTGGGTGCCGCGCGCCAGCCTGGAGGCCCTGCAGGCCGCCGCGCGCGGCGAGGTGCACGCGGCGGGCCTGCACCTGGGCCGCCCGGAACGCCACCGCGAGGTCGTGGCGCGTGAACTGCCGGGCGCGCGGCTGCTGCGGCTGTGGCAGGCCGAACAGGGGCTGATCGTCGCGCCGGGCAATCCGCTGGGGGTGCGCGGCCCGGCGGACCTGCCCCGCGCGCGCCTGGTGACCCGCCCGGCGGGCGCGGGGGGCCGGGCACTGCTCGACAGCTGGCTGCGCGAGGCGGGCCTGGACGCGGCCGGGCGCGCGGCGAGGCACGCCGCCGCGCCGGTGGCGGCCTCACCGCTGGACGCGGCGGCGGCCGTGGCGCGCGGCGAGGCGGACGTCGCGCCGGGACCGCGCTCGGCAGCCGGCGCGTACGGGCTGGGGCTCGTTCCGCTGGTCATGGAGGCCTTCGATCTGGCCGTGCCCGAGCGGCACCTCGCGCATCCGGGCGTGCAGGCGCTGATCGCGGCGGCGCGCAGCGCGGCCTTTCACGCGGACCTGCGCAGCCTGGGCGGCTACGTCCCGGCCGACCCTGCCCACCCACTGGAGACTCCATGA
- a CDS encoding serine hydrolase has product MTGNPPGPDLIPERTARLLRGATGPGGPSAAALGVVTGRGARSTLTVGHTRHGGPALSGHEWWDLASLTKPLLTARELLRAAEDGLLDLDDPLGQHLPDLAHGQDAALRQRTLRQLLTHSAGLGPWARLHTWGDEATIRHRLLQEPWEVGPAGPVRYSDLGYVLLGSVLERVRARPLRGFTLDPGLTFSPDVHTVSTEVCAWRGRLLTAETHDENAAALGGTAGHAGLFGTLNGVLDQAERLLRGGWLSPAAQALALRPQVPERTLAFVHACPGWSGGSLCSPHAVGHTGFTGTGLWVDPPRGLAWVLLTNRVHPTRHTRFDIQGLRRAVGNTLAAHHTPDRVEV; this is encoded by the coding sequence ATGACCGGGAATCCCCCCGGCCCCGACCTGATTCCGGAGCGCACCGCGCGGCTGCTGCGCGGCGCCACCGGTCCCGGCGGACCCAGCGCCGCCGCACTGGGCGTCGTGACCGGGCGCGGCGCACGCAGCACCCTGACCGTCGGTCACACCCGGCACGGTGGCCCCGCGCTGAGTGGACACGAGTGGTGGGACCTCGCCAGTCTCACCAAACCGCTCCTGACTGCCCGTGAGCTGCTGCGCGCCGCTGAGGACGGCCTGCTCGACCTGGACGACCCGCTCGGACAGCATCTGCCGGACCTCGCCCACGGGCAGGACGCCGCGCTGCGGCAGCGCACGCTGCGCCAGCTGCTGACGCACAGCGCCGGACTGGGTCCCTGGGCGCGCCTGCACACCTGGGGAGACGAGGCGACCATCCGTCACCGCCTCCTGCAGGAACCATGGGAGGTCGGTCCCGCCGGACCCGTGCGCTACTCGGACCTGGGGTACGTGCTCCTGGGCAGCGTCCTGGAACGCGTCCGCGCCCGCCCGCTGCGCGGCTTCACGCTGGACCCCGGCCTGACCTTCAGCCCGGACGTCCACACGGTCTCCACTGAGGTCTGCGCGTGGCGTGGGCGGCTCCTGACGGCGGAGACCCATGACGAGAACGCCGCTGCCCTGGGGGGCACCGCCGGACACGCCGGGCTGTTCGGCACATTGAACGGCGTGCTGGATCAGGCCGAGCGGCTGCTGCGCGGTGGCTGGCTCTCCCCGGCCGCGCAGGCCCTGGCCCTGCGCCCCCAGGTGCCGGAACGCACCCTGGCGTTCGTGCACGCCTGCCCCGGCTGGAGCGGCGGGAGCCTGTGCAGTCCCCACGCGGTGGGTCACACCGGCTTCACCGGGACTGGCCTGTGGGTGGATCCCCCACGCGGCCTGGCCTGGGTGCTGCTGACCAACCGCGTGCACCCGACCCGGCACACCCGGTTCGACATTCAGGGCCTGCGGCGCGCCGTGGGAAACACCCTGGCCGCGCATCACACCCCCGATCGGGTGGAAGTCTGA